TCCTGCGCGGGCCGCAGCTCCGCGGGATCGAGGTCTCGCCGGCGCAGGCGCGCGGCATCGGGATCTCCTTTGCCCGGACGCTGGCGGCGCTGCACGCGGTCGACTTCCGCGCCGCGGGACTGGAAGGCAAGCCACAGGGTTACGTCCGGCGGCAGGTCGAGGGGTGGACGCGGCGCTGGCAGGACGCGAGGACCGAAGACGTTCCCGAGGTGGAAGAGATTGCGCGGTGGCTCGGGGAGCGCATGCCGCAGGAGAGCGGGGCGGCGTTCATCCACAACGACTTCAAGTACGACAACCTGGTGCTGGATCCCGGAGACCTGACGCGCGTGGTGGGCATTCTCGACTGGGAGATGTCCACGTTGGGCGATCCGCTGATGGATCTGGGGACGGCGCTTGGGTACTGGGTGGAAGCGGAAGATCCCGAGCCGCTCAAGGCGTTCGCGTTCGGGCCCACGTTCCTCCCCGGCAGCCTCAAGCGCGAGGAGATCGTGGAGGAGTACGCGCGGGCGGCGGGGCGGGACGTGCCGTCCATGCTGTTCTACACCTGCTTCGCGTTGTTCAAGACGGCGGTGGTCGCGCAGCAGATCTACAAGCGGTACGTCGAGGGACTGACCAAAGACGAGCGATTCGCAGCGCTTGGGCTGGGGGTGCCGCTGCTCGCGCGAGTGGCCATCGAGGCGGCAAGCCGCGGGAAATTTTAGGGCTTGCTTTTTAGCACGACCGGTCGTATTCTTCTGGCCGCGATGGCAAAGGGCCTCCAAACGCGAGAGCGAATCCTCGACACGGCGTTTCGCCTTGCCGCGCGCGACGGGCTCGAGGGTTTGAGCCTGGCAGGTCTGGCTTCCGAGCTGGGGATGTCGAAGAGCGGCCTCTTCGCGCACTTCCTCTCGAAGGAAGAGCTCCAGCTCGAGATGCTCCGGGTCGCCTCCGAGCGC
The sequence above is a segment of the Deltaproteobacteria bacterium genome. Coding sequences within it:
- a CDS encoding phosphotransferase family protein; this encodes MSVDAPKAVRPGEELDLGRLAAFLRAQGLPAEELSQQQFPKGHSNLTYLVGAGGREFVLRRPPVGSKVRSAHDMGREARILLKLQPVFPLAPRVVAVCDDVSVLGAPFYLMERIQGVILRGPQLRGIEVSPAQARGIGISFARTLAALHAVDFRAAGLEGKPQGYVRRQVEGWTRRWQDARTEDVPEVEEIARWLGERMPQESGAAFIHNDFKYDNLVLDPGDLTRVVGILDWEMSTLGDPLMDLGTALGYWVEAEDPEPLKAFAFGPTFLPGSLKREEIVEEYARAAGRDVPSMLFYTCFALFKTAVVAQQIYKRYVEGLTKDERFAALGLGVPLLARVAIEAASRGKF